The genomic stretch CCTGCCTGCTGGCGAAGCGCATGGGCCTGCCCATCGGCGAAGTGGTACTGGCCAGCAATGCCAATACCGTGCTGCCGGACTTCTTCGCCGGCGGCGACTACGCACCACGGCCCAGCATCGCCACGCTGGCCAACGCGATGGATGTGGGTGCGCCCAGCAACTTCGAGCGCCTGCAATCCCTGTATCCCGACAACGCGGAACTGCGCGCCACCCTGCGCGCCGAAGCGGTCAGCGATGCGGAGATCCGTGCCGCTATCGTGCGCACCCGCAAAGAACGCGGCCACGTGGTCTGCCCGCACACCGCCTGCGCCGCCGACGTGCTGGACCGTCTGCGCGCAAGCGGCGTGGCCGGCGACTGGGCCGCGGTCGCCACCGCCCATCCGGCCAAATTCCCGGAAGTGGTGGAACCACTGCTGGGCGAAACCATCGCGCCGCCGCCGGCGCTGGCGGCGATGCTGGCGCGGACAAGCCACGCGCAGGCGCTGGCCAACGATGCGGACCTGCTGAAGAAACGCCTGCAAAACGCCTGAACAAAATCGGCATTTAGAACAACTCATTCGGACGAATCAACATATTTGCCGGCGGACTGGCGAATTCCGCTGTGATTGCGATAATGGCCGGTCAAGGCCCCGTAGCTCAGCTGGATAGAGCGTCCCCCTCCTAAGGGGAAGGTCGCCCGTTCGAATCGGGCCGGGGTCACCAGGGAACGGGAACATGGAGCAGCGCGGCGCGAGTGGGGATTTCCCACGGGCGTTCGTCCTCCCATGGATTCCCGAAATCCCACCCATTCGTCAAACCCGCATCCCGGAGCCTGCCATGTCCCATCCCGTCCTCACCGCGCTCGGCCTTGCCGCCGTCGAATCCGGCACCTACCTCGGCAACGGCGAATGGTCGAAGACCACCGATGCCGGCGTGATCGAACCGGTCAATCCGAGCAATGGCGAGGTGCTGGGCCGTGTCCACGCGTCCTCGCAGGCCGACTACGACCTGATCGTCGAGCGCGCGCAGGCCGCCTACAAGGTGTGGCGCACCACCCCGGCGCCGCGCCGCGGCGAAGCCATCCGCCTGTGCGCCGACGCGCTGCGCACCCACAAGGACGCGCTGGGTTCGCTGGTGGCGCTGGAAATGGGCAAGTCGAAGCCGGAAGGCGACGGCGAAGTGCAGGAAATGATCGACATCGGCGAGTTCGCCGTGGGCCTGTCGCGCCAGCTGTACGGCCTGACCATGCACAGCGAACGTCCCGGCCATCGCATGTACGAGCAGTGGCACCCGATCGGCCTGGTAGGGATCATCAGCGCGTTCAACTTCCCGGTCGCGGTGTGGGCATGGAACAGCTTCGTCGCGGCGGTGTGCGGCGATATCTGCATCTGGAAGCCCTCGCCCAAGACCCCGCTGTCGGCCATCGCCAGCATGAAGATCTGCAACGAGGCCCTCCGCAAGGGCGGCTTCCCCGACATCTTCTTCCTGTTCAACGACGCCGGCAGCGACCTGGCCCAGGGCTTCGTGGACGACAAGCGCATCCCGCTGATCAGCTTCACCGGCAGCACCAAGGTCGGCCGCATGGTCGGCGAGCGCTGCGCGCGCCGCATGGGCCGCAGCCTGCTGGAACTGGGCGGCAACAACGCGATCATCCTCGATGAAACCGCCGACCTGAAGCTGGCGATCCCCGGCATCGTGTTCGGTGCGGTCGGCACCGCCGGCCAGCGCTGCACCACCACCCGCCGCCTGATCGTCCACGAAGCCGTGTACGACGACGTGCTGGCCAAGCTGGTCACCGCCTACAAGCAGGTGGAAGGCAAGATCGGCGATCCCACCGACCCGGCCAACCTGATGGGCCCGCTCAACAGCAAGGACGCGGTGGACGCCTACCTCGACGCCATCGCCAAGGCGAAGGCCGCCGGCGGCAAGGTGGAAACAGGCGGTGCGGCGATCGACCGCCCCGGCAACTTCGTCCTGCCCACGATCATCACCGGCCTGACCAACGACGCCGAGATCGTCCAGCACGAGACCTTCGCGCCGATCCTGTACGTGATGAAGTACAAGGACCTCGACGAAGCCATCGAAATGCAGAACGCCGTGCCGCAGGGGCTGAGCTCGTCGATCTTCACCACCAACCTCAAGCGCGCCGAGGCGTTCCTGTCGGCGGCCGGCAGCGACTGCGGCATCGCCAACGTCAACATCGGCACCAGCGGCGCCGAGATCGGTGGCGCATTCGGTGGCGAGAAGGAGACCGGCGGCGGCCGCGAGTCCGGCAGCGACGCGTGGAAGGCCTACATGCGCCGGCAAACGAATACCATCAACTATTCCGACGCGCTGCCGCTGGCCCAGGGCATCAAGTTCGACCTCTGAGGAACGCCGATGAATGCACCCATGCGCCAGACCAGTACGCTCGCCGTGGTGAGCCTCGTCTTCGGCATCCTTGGCTGGACCCTGCTGCCGTTCCTCGGCAGCCTGGTTGCGGTGGTGTGCGGCCACATGGCGCGTGGAGAGATCCGCCGCGCCCAGGGCGCGCTGGAGGGTGACGGCATGGCGGTCGCCGGCCTGGTGCTCGGCTACCTGGTGATCGGGCTGAGCGTGCTGGCGGTGATGGCGGCCATCCTGTTCTTCGGCGGGCTGGCCGCGCTGATCGGCCTGGCCGGCATGAACGGATCGCTCTGACCGGCCGCGCGTGTACGGACTCGCCCGCCCGTTCCTGTTCGCCTTCGATGCCGAGCGCGCGCATGGCCTCGGGCTGGCGTCGTTGGAGGCGGCCTACCGCTGCGGCCTGTCGCCGCTGCTGGCGACGCCGCCGCGACCGCTGCCGACCAAGGCGCTGGGGTTGACCTTCCCCAACCCGGTCGGCCTTGCCGCCGGGCTGGACAAGAACGGCGCCCACGTCGACGCGCTGCTGTCGCTGGGCTTCGGTTTCGTCGAGGTCGGCACGGTCACCCCGTTGCCGCAGCCGGGCAACCCGCGTCCCCGCATGTTCCGCCTGCCCCAGCAGCAAGCGGTCATCAACCGCCTGGGCTTCAACAACCTCGGCGTGGACGTGCTGGTGCGCAACGTGGAACGCGCCAAGCGCAGGACCGGGCTGCTGGGCATCAACATCGGCAAGAACAAGGACACCCCGAACGAGGACGCGGTGGCGGACTACCTGGTCTGCCTGCGCCGGGTGTATCCGCTGGCCGACTACGTGACGGTCAACATCTCCTCGCCCAATACCGCCGGCCTGCGTGAGCTGCAGGAAGAGCAGGCCCTGCGCAAGCTGGTCGGCACCCTGCGCGACGAACAGGAAAAGCTGGCCGCGCGCCATGGCAAGCGCGTACCACTGCTGGTGAAGATCGCCCCCGACCTGTCGGAGAACGACATCGACGCCGCCGCCCGCGTGCTCGGCGACCTGGCCGTGGACGGCGTGATCGCCACCAACACCACGATCTCGCGCGAGGGGGTCGAAGGGTCGCGCCACGCGCAGCAGGCCGGTGGCCTGTCCGGCGCGCCACTGATGGGCCAGGCGACCACCGTGCTGCGCATGCTGCGCACGCGCCTGCCCGACACCATCCCACTGGTCGGCGTGGGCGGCATCCTGCACGGCGCCGACGCGGCCACCAAGCAGGCGGCCGGCGCGTTGCTGGTGCAGACCTATACCGGCCTGGTCTACCGCGGCCCGGCGCTGATCGCGGAATGCGTGGACGCGCTGCGCCGGCGCAAGGAAGCCCCCAGCCGCGGCACCCTGCCGCCAGAATGAACGTCGCCCACGGCTCCGGCTATCGCATCGCCGAAAATGCCCGGCTGGACGCGCGCAATACCTTCGGCGTGCGCGCCACCGCGCCGATGCTGGTGGAAGCCACCGAAACCGCCGCACTCCCGGAACTGTTCGGCTACGCGATGCTGCGCAACGCGGCCACGTTGGTGCTGGGCGGCGGCAGCAACCTGCTGTTCGCCGGTGATCCGCCCGGCGCGGTGCTGGCGCTGGAGACGCGCCGCATCGACCTGGTCGAGGACCACGGCGACGCCGCCATCGTCCGCGCCGAAGCCGGCGTGGGCTGGCACGACTTCGTGCTGTGGACGCTGGGCCACGGCCTGACGGGGCTGGAAAACCTGGCCCTGATTCCCGGCACCGTCGGCGCCGCGCCGATCCAGAACATCGGCGCCTACGGCGTGGAGGTGCGCGAGCACGTGCACGCGGTGGAGGCCTTCGATCGCGACAGCGGCCGCTTCGTGCGGCTGGCTGCGGTCGACTGCGCCTTCGCCTACCGTGACTCGCTGTTCAAGCACCTGCCCGACCGCTACGTGGTGAGCGCGGTGGAGTTCGCGCTGTCACGCATGTTCCAGCCACGGCTGGGCTATGCCGGGATCGAGGACGAATTGCGCGCGATGGGCATCGACGGCAGCCCGCGCGCCGCGCAGGTGGCCGAAGCGGTGATCCGCATCCGCCGCCGCAAGCTGCCCGACCCGGCCGTGGTCGGCAATGCCGGCAGCTTCTTCAAGAACCCGATCGTGCCCGCCGCGCAGGCCGAGGCGCTGCTCGCCGCAAATCCGACCATGCCGGTGTTCCGCAGTGCCGACGCGGGCTCGCGCAAGCTTTCCGCTGCCTGGCTGATCGACCAGTGCGGCTGGAAGGGCCACCGCGACGGTGACGCCGGAGTGTCCCCCGACCACGCGCTGGTGCTGGTCAACCACGGCACCGCCACCGGCCTGGAGCTGCTCGCGCTGGCGCGCAGGATCGCCGAATCCGTGCAGGCCCGCTTCGGCGTGGCGATCGAGCCCGAGCCGCGGATCGTGGGCGCGCGCTGGTGAACCCACCGCGCAACGTCCACGCGCGCGCCGCCCTGCTGATGCTGGGCAGCACGCTGGGCTTCGGCCTGATGGCGATCTTCATCCGGCTGG from Thermomonas sp. XSG encodes the following:
- a CDS encoding quinone-dependent dihydroorotate dehydrogenase, with translation MYGLARPFLFAFDAERAHGLGLASLEAAYRCGLSPLLATPPRPLPTKALGLTFPNPVGLAAGLDKNGAHVDALLSLGFGFVEVGTVTPLPQPGNPRPRMFRLPQQQAVINRLGFNNLGVDVLVRNVERAKRRTGLLGINIGKNKDTPNEDAVADYLVCLRRVYPLADYVTVNISSPNTAGLRELQEEQALRKLVGTLRDEQEKLAARHGKRVPLLVKIAPDLSENDIDAAARVLGDLAVDGVIATNTTISREGVEGSRHAQQAGGLSGAPLMGQATTVLRMLRTRLPDTIPLVGVGGILHGADAATKQAAGALLVQTYTGLVYRGPALIAECVDALRRRKEAPSRGTLPPE
- the murB gene encoding UDP-N-acetylmuramate dehydrogenase; protein product: MNVAHGSGYRIAENARLDARNTFGVRATAPMLVEATETAALPELFGYAMLRNAATLVLGGGSNLLFAGDPPGAVLALETRRIDLVEDHGDAAIVRAEAGVGWHDFVLWTLGHGLTGLENLALIPGTVGAAPIQNIGAYGVEVREHVHAVEAFDRDSGRFVRLAAVDCAFAYRDSLFKHLPDRYVVSAVEFALSRMFQPRLGYAGIEDELRAMGIDGSPRAAQVAEAVIRIRRRKLPDPAVVGNAGSFFKNPIVPAAQAEALLAANPTMPVFRSADAGSRKLSAAWLIDQCGWKGHRDGDAGVSPDHALVLVNHGTATGLELLALARRIAESVQARFGVAIEPEPRIVGARW
- a CDS encoding DUF4190 domain-containing protein, with protein sequence MNAPMRQTSTLAVVSLVFGILGWTLLPFLGSLVAVVCGHMARGEIRRAQGALEGDGMAVAGLVLGYLVIGLSVLAVMAAILFFGGLAALIGLAGMNGSL
- a CDS encoding aldehyde dehydrogenase family protein, producing MSHPVLTALGLAAVESGTYLGNGEWSKTTDAGVIEPVNPSNGEVLGRVHASSQADYDLIVERAQAAYKVWRTTPAPRRGEAIRLCADALRTHKDALGSLVALEMGKSKPEGDGEVQEMIDIGEFAVGLSRQLYGLTMHSERPGHRMYEQWHPIGLVGIISAFNFPVAVWAWNSFVAAVCGDICIWKPSPKTPLSAIASMKICNEALRKGGFPDIFFLFNDAGSDLAQGFVDDKRIPLISFTGSTKVGRMVGERCARRMGRSLLELGGNNAIILDETADLKLAIPGIVFGAVGTAGQRCTTTRRLIVHEAVYDDVLAKLVTAYKQVEGKIGDPTDPANLMGPLNSKDAVDAYLDAIAKAKAAGGKVETGGAAIDRPGNFVLPTIITGLTNDAEIVQHETFAPILYVMKYKDLDEAIEMQNAVPQGLSSSIFTTNLKRAEAFLSAAGSDCGIANVNIGTSGAEIGGAFGGEKETGGGRESGSDAWKAYMRRQTNTINYSDALPLAQGIKFDL